Proteins encoded within one genomic window of Acidovorax sp. 107:
- a CDS encoding adenylosuccinate synthase — protein sequence MKATKGRNVVVVGTQWGDEGKGKLVDWLTESAQGVVRFQGGHNAGHTLVINGVKTALHLIPSGIMRPGVKCYIGNGVVLSAAKLFEEIEGLEKAGVEVRSRLRISEACPLILPFHAAIDVAREAAREQGGAEKIGTTGRGIGPAYEDKIARRALRVQDLKYPERFAAKLRELLDLHNHVLTTYLGSAKFVFGDALKPYIQDGKVQFDVVYAEAMRHAELLKPMMADVSRELNEANSVGANLLFEGAQGTLLDVDHGTYPYVTSSNCVAGNAAAGSGVGPGMLHYILGITKAYCTRVGGGPFPTELDWEVPGTPGYHMSTVGAEKGVTTGRSRRCGWFDAALLKRSAQVNGLTGLCITKLDVLDGLSELLLCTGYELDGQHIDLLPMGAEDIARCTPIYETLPGWTDSTVGVTEYDKLPESARRYLERIEQVTGVPIDMISTSPDRDHTIMMRHPYVAV from the coding sequence CGAAGGCAAAGGCAAGTTGGTCGATTGGCTGACGGAAAGCGCTCAAGGTGTTGTGCGCTTTCAAGGGGGGCACAACGCTGGTCACACACTGGTGATCAATGGTGTGAAGACGGCACTGCATTTGATTCCGAGCGGCATCATGCGTCCGGGGGTCAAGTGCTACATCGGCAATGGCGTGGTTCTCTCTGCAGCCAAGTTGTTCGAAGAAATCGAGGGCTTGGAAAAAGCAGGCGTCGAGGTCCGCTCGCGTCTGCGTATCAGTGAGGCTTGCCCGCTGATCCTCCCTTTTCACGCTGCAATCGATGTCGCGCGCGAGGCCGCCCGGGAGCAGGGGGGCGCAGAGAAGATCGGTACTACGGGTCGTGGCATTGGCCCGGCTTATGAAGACAAGATCGCCCGCCGTGCCTTGCGCGTGCAGGACTTAAAGTATCCCGAGCGTTTTGCCGCCAAGCTGCGTGAATTGCTGGATCTGCACAACCATGTGCTCACCACGTATCTGGGTTCTGCAAAGTTCGTTTTCGGCGACGCGCTGAAGCCCTACATCCAAGATGGCAAAGTGCAGTTCGATGTGGTTTACGCCGAAGCCATGCGCCATGCAGAGTTGCTCAAGCCCATGATGGCGGATGTGTCGCGCGAACTGAATGAAGCCAATAGCGTGGGCGCGAATCTTCTTTTCGAGGGCGCGCAAGGGACCCTGCTTGATGTGGACCACGGCACATATCCCTATGTCACTTCCAGTAACTGTGTGGCTGGGAACGCTGCAGCGGGGTCTGGCGTGGGCCCGGGCATGCTTCATTACATTCTCGGTATCACCAAGGCATATTGCACTCGTGTTGGCGGCGGGCCTTTCCCCACGGAACTGGATTGGGAAGTCCCTGGCACCCCTGGTTATCACATGAGCACTGTGGGTGCCGAGAAGGGGGTGACGACAGGGCGTAGCCGGCGTTGTGGTTGGTTTGATGCGGCTCTGTTGAAGCGCAGTGCCCAAGTCAATGGCCTGACGGGCCTTTGTATTACTAAGCTGGATGTGCTGGACGGACTGAGCGAGTTGCTGTTGTGCACTGGCTACGAGCTCGATGGCCAGCACATTGATTTGCTACCTATGGGTGCAGAGGACATTGCGCGATGCACGCCGATCTATGAAACATTGCCTGGGTGGACCGATTCCACAGTTGGGGTGACTGAATACGACAAGCTGCCAGAAAGCGCGCGTCGCTATCTTGAGCGGATCGAGCAGGTGACAGGCGTGCCGATCGATATGATCTCAACCAGTCCTGATCGCGACCACACGATCATGATGCGCCACCCTTATGTGGCCGTCTGA
- a CDS encoding phosphoribosyltransferase: MLTEDGKHLYVSYDEYHSLIEKLALKVHQSGWEFDTILCLARGGLRPGDILSRIFDKPLAIMSTSSYRAEAGTVQGHLDIARFITTPKGEIAGKVLLVDDLADSGHTLHAVINMLKTNYAPITELRSAVIWTKGLSTFSPDYSVEFLPSNPWIHQPFEGYDSLSPEKLLEKWRV; the protein is encoded by the coding sequence ATGTTGACCGAAGACGGAAAACATCTCTACGTCAGCTATGACGAATACCACAGCCTCATCGAAAAACTGGCACTCAAGGTGCACCAGTCGGGCTGGGAATTCGACACAATCCTCTGCCTTGCGCGCGGTGGATTGCGACCAGGTGACATCCTCAGTCGTATCTTTGACAAGCCGCTGGCCATCATGTCGACCAGCTCCTACCGGGCTGAGGCAGGTACGGTGCAAGGGCATCTTGATATCGCACGCTTTATCACCACACCAAAGGGTGAAATTGCCGGAAAAGTACTCTTGGTCGATGATCTGGCCGACTCCGGGCACACCTTGCATGCGGTGATCAACATGCTCAAGACCAACTACGCGCCCATCACCGAATTGCGCAGTGCCGTGATCTGGACGAAGGGGCTGTCGACGTTTTCTCCGGACTACTCGGTGGAGTTTTTGCCGAGCAATCCTTGGATCCACCAGCCTTTCGAGGGCTATGACAGCTTGAGTCCTGAAAAGCTTTTGGAAAAGTGGCGCGTTTGA